In one window of Kosmotoga pacifica DNA:
- a CDS encoding glycosidase, giving the protein MNLKLKRCLLNPLLSPKPHHLWESRYVFNCAVIKRNGLFHMIYRAQGDDMVSRFGYAISTDGIKFNRLEAPVYGPASQWELYGVEDPRLTEVDGKIYMLYTAYSPNGVRVSMAATEDFIRWERFGVVIPDVNNKDAALFPEKVNGKYVMFHRIEPDIYLAFSDDLIHWDDFISIAGPREGYWDNKKIGVGAPPIKLDEGWLVLYHGVENTARPTYRLGFMLLDLNDPRKVLKRSEEPILEPEMEWEIFGGVPNVVFSDAMVEHEGKYYIYYGAADNHIALATIDKEVILEWVKT; this is encoded by the coding sequence ATGAACCTAAAACTAAAGAGATGTCTTTTGAACCCCTTGCTTTCCCCAAAACCTCATCACCTTTGGGAATCCAGATACGTTTTCAATTGTGCTGTAATCAAGAGAAATGGATTGTTCCATATGATTTATCGAGCCCAGGGAGATGATATGGTCTCAAGATTTGGATATGCCATTAGCACGGACGGGATCAAATTTAACAGGCTAGAAGCACCTGTTTACGGGCCAGCTTCGCAATGGGAGCTATACGGAGTAGAAGACCCAAGATTAACAGAAGTAGATGGAAAGATCTACATGCTCTACACCGCTTATTCTCCAAATGGAGTAAGAGTATCAATGGCAGCTACAGAAGACTTTATAAGATGGGAAAGGTTTGGAGTAGTGATCCCAGATGTGAACAATAAAGACGCTGCTCTCTTTCCCGAGAAGGTGAACGGCAAGTACGTCATGTTTCACAGGATAGAACCCGATATATATCTGGCTTTTTCTGATGATCTGATTCACTGGGATGATTTTATTTCAATCGCCGGACCCCGCGAGGGTTATTGGGATAACAAAAAAATAGGTGTAGGAGCTCCCCCAATAAAGCTTGATGAGGGGTGGCTAGTACTTTACCACGGTGTAGAAAATACAGCCAGACCAACTTACAGGCTTGGCTTTATGCTTCTTGACCTAAATGACCCGCGAAAAGTCTTAAAGCGAAGTGAAGAACCGATTCTGGAACCGGAGATGGAATGGGAAATCTTCGGCGGCGTTCCTAACGTTGTGTTTTCAGATGCAATGGTCGAACATGAAGGAAAATACTATATTTACTACGGAGCGGCTGATAATCATATTGCCCTGGCAACCATCGATAAAGAGGTGATCCTCGAATGGGTAAAAACTTAG
- a CDS encoding tRNA1(Val) (adenine(37)-N6)-methyltransferase: protein MRRFDSSPIMGLSFDQSLPEGRTNHATVILALYSFAPKNTKKILELGSGSGAVSIFLAYKYGCEVIGIEKSEALVKLAEKNAHMNGLDRQVRFLNCSVEDADRFLVPGTFDMVVSNPPHFLHGGRISPVASRNSWRRLEKKQAEGFIKTARKMLKNKGIFYFLLHPRDLIRWINILEIEGFGIHRLMPIYGNTKKQARLTLVSGRKNSSSELIIEPPLVLNEEEE, encoded by the coding sequence ATGAGAAGGTTCGATTCCTCTCCAATTATGGGTCTGTCGTTTGATCAGAGTTTGCCTGAAGGAAGGACAAATCACGCCACAGTGATCCTCGCTCTTTATTCATTCGCTCCGAAGAACACAAAAAAAATACTAGAACTTGGTAGTGGAAGCGGGGCTGTATCGATTTTTCTGGCATATAAATATGGTTGCGAAGTAATAGGCATCGAAAAATCCGAAGCTCTTGTAAAACTGGCTGAAAAAAATGCTCACATGAACGGATTGGATAGACAAGTTAGATTTTTGAATTGTTCTGTTGAAGATGCGGATAGATTCTTGGTACCAGGAACCTTTGATATGGTTGTTTCTAACCCACCACACTTTCTACACGGGGGCAGAATCAGCCCTGTTGCCTCAAGAAATAGTTGGAGAAGACTTGAAAAAAAACAGGCCGAAGGGTTTATTAAAACTGCTAGAAAAATGCTCAAAAATAAAGGAATATTTTATTTTCTACTTCATCCAAGGGATCTCATTCGCTGGATAAATATCCTTGAAATAGAAGGATTCGGTATTCACAGATTAATGCCGATCTATGGAAACACAAAAAAACAGGCCCGGTTAACTCTCGTTTCAGGTAGAAAAAACTCGAGTTCTGAGTTGATTATAGAGCCACCTTTAGTTCTTAACGAGGAGGAAGAATGA
- the tmk gene encoding dTMP kinase: MFISFEGVDGSGKSTQVTLFIEYLKKMKKEFLLIREPGGTKAGEDIRSILLHLEYKLFPETELLLFMASRSQIVREIIMPALKEDKIVVADRFLDSSLAYQGFGRGLDIEMVRRLNNLATGGLVPDLTFLIDVPLEEAAKRKQAQEKNDKIEMESLDFFRRVREGYLEIAKAEPERVKVLNGLNDIELIHSEIVKIFEVFFRKRAR; the protein is encoded by the coding sequence ATGTTTATTTCTTTTGAAGGTGTCGACGGTTCCGGAAAATCAACCCAGGTCACATTGTTCATTGAATACCTCAAAAAAATGAAGAAAGAGTTTTTACTCATCCGAGAGCCAGGTGGAACAAAAGCTGGTGAGGACATCAGAAGCATTCTACTTCATTTAGAATATAAACTCTTTCCTGAAACGGAATTATTGCTTTTCATGGCATCGAGAAGTCAAATAGTTCGTGAAATTATAATGCCCGCACTGAAAGAAGATAAAATCGTTGTTGCTGATAGGTTTTTAGACTCCTCCCTTGCATATCAAGGGTTCGGGAGAGGTCTGGATATTGAGATGGTAAGAAGGCTTAACAACCTGGCAACTGGTGGACTTGTTCCTGATCTAACTTTTTTAATCGATGTCCCTTTGGAAGAAGCCGCAAAACGGAAGCAGGCTCAAGAAAAAAATGATAAAATAGAAATGGAAAGTTTAGATTTTTTCAGAAGAGTAAGAGAAGGTTATCTTGAAATTGCAAAGGCCGAACCTGAAAGAGTGAAAGTGCTCAATGGATTGAATGATATTGAACTGATTCACAGCGAAATTGTCAAAATATTCGAGGTATTTTTCAGGAAAAGGGCTCGTTAA
- a CDS encoding ATP-dependent Clp protease ATP-binding subunit gives MYFDKFSEGAAQVFVTAQDEARSLGHPYVGTEHLLLAILKIDRGATTQIMKKYSITYDRVLREVMTMVGTNVHQSVVGSPQMTPRARKVIELANDESKMLGEEKIDVEHIMLGIIREGEGIAAHILKQMGINLGKLRREIIENIASDWEEQNGTGIFFGKAQQESSLTMALKQLDGFGTDLTRLARDGKLDPIIGREIERQRLMEVLSRRKKNNPVLIGDPGVGKTAIVEGLAQMIVNDEVPENLRGKVIFALDVAALIAGTKYRGEFEKRLKKLINVIRDNRDIILFIDELHTIVGAGSAEGAVDAANILKPALASGEIRCIGSTTPDEYRKYIEKDAALERRFQKIYVSEPTVEQTIDILKGIRHKYEAHHKVHYSDKALEAAVVLSHRYVSDRFLPDKAIDIIDEIGSRARLKKLTLPERLKMMQKELEQLRMEREKAATEQDYEVAATLKQKEKELYEFYKEEYSKWREKVDSEFVEIGEDDIAEIVSNWTGIPLKKLEESDSEKLLSLESALHNRIVGQDEAITAVARAIRRARSGLKDPRRPIGTFLFLGPTGVGKTELAKALAEYLFGDDRALIRFDMSEYMERFSVSRLIGAPPGYVGYDEGGTLTERVRKRPFSVVLFDEIEKAHPDIFNLLLQIMDDGHLTDSQGRHVDFRNSIIIMTSNLGGEFINKTKTSIGFVDASGVEEKEYESMKTSVLEEVKRTFRPEFLNRLDEIVVFHQLTREQIKEIIEILMRDMRKRLKEKGMELIISEAAQDFLVSKGFDPVYGARPLRRAIQRYIEDPLSEELLKRRFKEGDTITAISQDEKIVFRRTTKKKAEVKAGT, from the coding sequence ATGTATTTCGATAAATTTTCTGAGGGTGCGGCACAGGTTTTTGTAACAGCACAGGATGAGGCTCGTAGTCTGGGGCATCCTTACGTTGGAACCGAACATTTATTACTGGCAATACTGAAAATAGATCGTGGAGCAACCACACAAATTATGAAAAAATATTCCATAACCTACGACCGTGTTCTACGGGAAGTAATGACCATGGTGGGAACAAATGTACATCAATCAGTGGTAGGATCACCCCAGATGACTCCCCGAGCGAGAAAGGTAATTGAACTTGCCAATGACGAATCAAAAATGCTTGGTGAGGAAAAAATTGACGTTGAACACATAATGTTGGGCATCATACGCGAAGGCGAAGGTATTGCTGCTCATATCTTGAAGCAGATGGGGATAAACCTCGGTAAACTGAGACGTGAAATAATCGAGAATATTGCTAGTGACTGGGAAGAACAGAATGGCACGGGTATCTTCTTTGGTAAAGCCCAGCAGGAATCGAGCCTGACTATGGCTTTGAAACAACTGGACGGTTTTGGAACGGATCTTACCAGACTTGCCCGCGATGGCAAACTTGACCCAATAATTGGTAGAGAAATTGAGCGCCAGAGGTTGATGGAAGTGCTCTCACGTAGAAAGAAGAACAATCCTGTTTTAATTGGCGATCCAGGAGTGGGGAAGACCGCCATTGTGGAAGGCCTGGCTCAAATGATCGTGAACGATGAAGTACCTGAAAACCTAAGGGGAAAAGTGATATTTGCCCTTGATGTTGCCGCTCTCATCGCTGGCACGAAATATAGAGGGGAATTCGAAAAACGTTTGAAGAAGCTCATTAATGTTATAAGAGACAACAGAGACATAATTCTGTTTATAGATGAACTTCATACAATAGTGGGCGCAGGTTCTGCTGAAGGCGCTGTCGATGCAGCAAATATTCTGAAACCAGCGTTAGCCAGTGGTGAAATACGCTGTATTGGTTCGACTACTCCGGATGAATATAGAAAATATATTGAGAAAGATGCAGCTCTTGAGCGTCGTTTCCAAAAAATCTATGTAAGCGAACCAACAGTTGAGCAAACGATTGATATCCTCAAAGGTATACGTCACAAATACGAAGCTCACCATAAGGTGCATTATTCGGATAAGGCTCTGGAGGCAGCTGTTGTACTCTCACATAGATATGTCAGCGACAGATTCCTGCCTGATAAAGCCATAGATATCATCGATGAAATCGGATCCAGAGCCAGGTTGAAAAAACTTACACTCCCTGAAAGACTCAAAATGATGCAAAAAGAACTCGAGCAATTGCGTATGGAACGTGAAAAGGCTGCAACCGAGCAGGATTACGAAGTTGCTGCCACTTTGAAACAAAAAGAAAAGGAGCTCTATGAGTTCTATAAAGAAGAATACTCAAAGTGGCGCGAAAAAGTTGATTCTGAATTCGTCGAAATTGGAGAGGATGATATAGCAGAGATAGTTTCAAACTGGACAGGCATTCCATTGAAGAAACTTGAAGAATCTGACAGTGAAAAACTCCTTTCCCTCGAAAGTGCGCTGCATAACAGAATTGTTGGCCAAGATGAAGCTATCACTGCTGTTGCACGAGCGATCAGGAGGGCAAGAAGTGGATTGAAAGACCCTCGAAGGCCGATAGGAACGTTCCTGTTTTTAGGACCAACAGGCGTTGGGAAAACTGAATTGGCAAAGGCACTGGCTGAGTATCTATTTGGTGACGACAGAGCCTTGATTCGCTTCGATATGTCTGAGTACATGGAACGGTTTTCGGTATCAAGGCTCATAGGCGCGCCTCCAGGGTATGTTGGCTATGATGAAGGTGGTACCCTCACTGAGAGAGTAAGGAAAAGACCTTTCTCTGTAGTTCTTTTTGATGAGATTGAAAAGGCACATCCAGATATATTCAACCTTCTTCTCCAGATAATGGATGATGGCCATCTAACCGATTCTCAGGGGCGTCATGTGGACTTTAGAAACAGTATTATCATCATGACGAGCAATCTTGGAGGCGAGTTCATCAACAAAACGAAAACCTCTATTGGTTTTGTAGACGCTTCTGGTGTCGAAGAAAAAGAATATGAATCGATGAAGACTTCCGTTCTTGAGGAAGTGAAAAGAACTTTCCGTCCAGAATTCCTGAATCGGCTTGATGAAATAGTTGTATTCCATCAGCTGACAAGGGAGCAAATAAAGGAAATCATCGAAATTCTTATGCGCGACATGCGAAAACGCTTGAAAGAAAAAGGAATGGAGCTTATCATATCTGAAGCCGCTCAGGACTTTCTTGTATCAAAAGGCTTCGATCCGGTTTACGGTGCGCGACCCCTGAGGAGGGCCATACAACGGTACATAGAAGACCCCCTCTCCGAAGAATTATTGAAAAGACGTTTCAAAGAAGGAGATACTATAACTGCGATTTCTCAGGATGAAAAGATTGTTTTCAGGAGAACCACGAAGAAAAAAGCTGAGGTTAAGGCTGGCACATGA
- the radA gene encoding DNA repair protein RadA has product MRKKQAYVCDSCGYEAPAWFGRCPMCGEWNTAVKMSIETEDVSTIDTVTPRALADVLTDEHMRFSTGMTEIDRVLGGGVVPGSVVLVSGEPGIGKSTLMLQIAALVASDKDVLYVSGEESDRQIKLRAERLGIPEKRVSIATTGDLSFLKSLDVQRFSMIIFDSLQTLKLPEVPSLPGSVVQVRECANYIVSLAKKTDVPIFIVGHVTKGGQIAGPKLVEHLVDTVLYFEASKTGYRFLRTTKNRFGPSDEIAVLEMTSLGLKEISDLSTIFVEDYIPAPGNVITAVVEGSKTFLVEIQSLVSKPLYGTPRKLSNGVPLDRILLIAAVLTRRAGIPLDSMDIYVNVAGGIQLSDPGADLAIVASIVSSFFDESLPKGFAAFGEIGLDGSIRPVIFSDRRIDRLKNSKFSYIFSPDGGEIVKNVKEFVKYLGGIRREPL; this is encoded by the coding sequence ATGAGAAAAAAACAGGCATATGTATGCGACTCTTGTGGATATGAAGCGCCTGCATGGTTTGGGCGCTGTCCTATGTGTGGTGAATGGAACACTGCGGTGAAGATGTCAATCGAAACAGAAGATGTAAGTACTATTGACACTGTGACCCCCAGAGCTTTAGCTGACGTACTTACCGATGAACATATGAGGTTCAGCACCGGTATGACTGAAATTGACCGGGTCCTTGGCGGAGGGGTGGTGCCTGGAAGTGTTGTTTTGGTCAGTGGTGAACCGGGCATAGGTAAGTCCACACTCATGCTTCAAATCGCCGCGCTTGTAGCTAGCGATAAGGACGTACTGTATGTATCAGGCGAGGAATCCGATAGACAGATAAAATTAAGAGCTGAAAGACTGGGCATACCCGAAAAACGGGTAAGCATTGCTACTACCGGTGATCTTTCCTTCTTGAAATCACTAGATGTTCAACGTTTTTCTATGATAATATTTGATTCATTACAGACATTGAAACTTCCAGAAGTTCCATCGCTTCCTGGGAGCGTGGTTCAAGTTAGGGAGTGTGCCAATTACATCGTTTCCCTTGCGAAAAAGACCGATGTACCCATTTTTATCGTCGGTCATGTCACAAAAGGGGGCCAAATAGCCGGTCCAAAGCTTGTAGAACACCTCGTCGACACTGTACTTTACTTCGAAGCAAGCAAAACGGGTTACAGATTCCTTAGAACAACCAAAAACAGGTTTGGCCCTTCGGATGAAATCGCTGTTCTAGAAATGACCTCATTGGGTTTGAAAGAGATAAGCGATCTTTCAACGATATTTGTAGAGGACTATATACCTGCCCCAGGCAATGTTATCACTGCAGTTGTAGAAGGTTCTAAAACATTTCTCGTCGAGATTCAATCCCTTGTTTCGAAGCCACTTTATGGAACCCCAAGAAAACTTAGCAACGGTGTTCCATTGGATCGTATCTTGCTAATTGCTGCGGTATTGACCCGAAGAGCTGGAATTCCGCTCGACAGCATGGATATATATGTAAATGTTGCAGGCGGAATCCAGTTAAGTGACCCTGGTGCAGATCTGGCAATTGTTGCGTCAATTGTCTCGTCCTTTTTTGATGAATCTCTTCCAAAAGGTTTTGCGGCTTTTGGAGAAATCGGGCTTGATGGTTCAATAAGACCGGTAATTTTTTCAGATAGACGAATTGATAGACTGAAGAATTCAAAGTTTTCCTATATTTTCTCTCCTGATGGTGGGGAAATCGTCAAAAATGTCAAAGAATTTGTAAAATATTTAGGGGGGATAAGGCGTGAACCATTATGA
- the disA gene encoding DNA integrity scanning diadenylate cyclase DisA: MNHYEFLEKLKIVSPGTPLRFALDQIVSANTGALIFFVDDFEKYKSLMQLGFMLNCDFNPNKLYELAKMDGAIVVDEGLNKIIAANVQLVPDPSIPSSQTGMRHRTAERMARQTGKMLVAISKRKRTISLFFDDYSHVLRSLELLIPRINQAVGTVAQYRQAFDKGLEEIDVLETSSVLTLYDVIKTLHKGLMILRIYKDEVMTLAELGNYGDIPKMQFEEILGGVTEEIENLILDFSSKIPDAEKVDKLTEKLFSLSEREMSNYVYLAKILGYEVSSTAQTMEMSLYSRGIRFIRKIPKIPLQVALNIGKRFGSLSKLLDSSSEELKEVEGIGEKRAMAIRHAIDVKKRHDEID; encoded by the coding sequence GTGAACCATTATGAATTCTTGGAGAAGTTGAAAATAGTTTCTCCGGGGACCCCTTTGAGGTTTGCACTCGACCAGATCGTATCAGCTAACACCGGAGCTTTGATATTTTTTGTAGATGACTTTGAGAAGTATAAATCTCTCATGCAACTAGGATTCATGCTCAACTGTGATTTCAATCCAAATAAGCTTTACGAACTCGCCAAAATGGATGGAGCAATAGTTGTAGATGAAGGACTAAACAAAATCATAGCAGCTAACGTCCAGCTTGTTCCCGATCCTTCTATTCCTTCTTCACAAACAGGCATGCGTCATAGGACTGCTGAGAGAATGGCCCGACAGACCGGGAAAATGCTGGTAGCAATTTCCAAGAGAAAAAGAACGATAAGTCTCTTTTTTGATGATTACAGCCATGTATTAAGATCCCTCGAACTACTCATTCCCAGAATAAATCAGGCCGTTGGAACTGTGGCTCAGTATAGACAGGCTTTTGATAAAGGACTTGAAGAGATAGACGTGCTTGAAACTTCCTCCGTTCTAACCCTTTACGATGTTATCAAAACGCTGCATAAAGGATTGATGATACTAAGAATCTATAAAGACGAAGTGATGACCCTTGCAGAGCTTGGAAACTATGGTGATATTCCAAAGATGCAATTTGAAGAGATCTTGGGTGGTGTCACGGAGGAAATTGAGAACCTTATTCTTGACTTTTCCAGTAAAATACCTGATGCTGAAAAGGTTGATAAACTCACTGAGAAACTGTTCTCGCTGTCAGAACGTGAAATGTCAAACTATGTTTATCTGGCCAAAATTCTAGGATATGAAGTATCCTCAACTGCACAGACTATGGAAATGTCCCTTTACTCAAGAGGAATCAGATTTATAAGAAAGATTCCAAAGATCCCTCTGCAGGTTGCTCTGAACATTGGAAAACGCTTTGGATCTCTTTCAAAGCTTCTAGATAGCTCTTCTGAAGAACTGAAAGAAGTTGAAGGAATTGGAGAAAAGCGTGCCATGGCCATTAGACACGCTATTGACGTTAAGAAAAGACATGATGAAATCGATTAA
- a CDS encoding amidohydrolase family protein, with the protein MVITNVAIFTNDPENPFISRGYVEIHGKIIRKVGTMEEYKGSKDEVFDGSDAILIPGLVNAHFSLYNSVYNLALRKNLEGIVGTDYLERLVRYFKELKWDELEVYSIEVGVLLSQINGITTIFGPIFDSETTSPDTIMQIAEKYGVRLVTGPVIYKENLDKIVEKWKNASRSELFYPVVYITELPEYSERELKKLTSLIVSGIDVILVVFDMHSDDTRCLSLYGEHLIDRLLNNGLMVPNAGIAYAGNMSETDMDIIASKQMFVIKSLRTELFAGTFKSNIADFLGRGMNVCLGSGLIDTDLLGEARGLILSERHFKGFDLKVIDYELKKTLFDNNYKLAEKFFKKGLGKIKPGYEADLALFKPRSPFSFIEKEKESLSAFIVDLSNNYYVSDVWNAGERMIESGNHTRVTREYLEKIRNRLNEIL; encoded by the coding sequence TTGGTGATCACAAACGTGGCGATATTCACAAATGATCCGGAAAATCCTTTTATATCAAGGGGTTACGTGGAAATCCATGGCAAAATTATAAGGAAAGTAGGTACAATGGAAGAATATAAAGGCTCGAAAGATGAAGTATTCGATGGGTCTGATGCGATTTTAATACCTGGACTGGTGAATGCTCACTTCAGTTTATACAATTCTGTTTATAATTTGGCGCTGAGAAAAAATCTTGAAGGAATCGTGGGAACAGATTATCTGGAACGCCTAGTGCGTTACTTTAAAGAGCTGAAATGGGACGAACTCGAGGTGTATTCAATCGAAGTTGGAGTGCTTCTTTCACAGATCAATGGGATCACTACAATTTTTGGTCCCATATTTGATTCTGAGACGACTAGTCCGGATACAATCATGCAAATAGCAGAAAAGTACGGAGTCAGACTAGTTACTGGTCCTGTAATTTATAAAGAAAATTTGGATAAGATCGTTGAAAAATGGAAGAATGCCAGTAGGAGTGAACTGTTTTATCCTGTCGTTTACATCACTGAACTGCCTGAATATTCTGAGAGAGAATTGAAAAAACTTACCAGCCTTATCGTTTCTGGAATAGATGTTATCCTTGTAGTCTTCGATATGCACTCCGATGATACACGTTGTCTTTCCCTTTATGGGGAACATCTGATTGACAGACTATTGAATAATGGCTTGATGGTTCCAAACGCCGGTATAGCTTATGCTGGAAATATGAGTGAAACAGATATGGATATCATTGCAAGTAAGCAGATGTTCGTAATAAAGTCTCTAAGAACAGAGCTATTTGCAGGAACTTTCAAGTCAAACATTGCTGACTTTCTTGGGCGAGGAATGAATGTCTGCCTTGGCTCTGGTCTTATAGATACCGATCTTCTTGGCGAAGCGCGTGGACTCATACTTTCCGAACGTCATTTTAAAGGGTTTGACCTAAAAGTCATCGACTATGAATTGAAGAAAACACTCTTTGATAATAACTACAAACTTGCTGAGAAGTTTTTTAAGAAAGGACTTGGAAAAATAAAACCTGGATATGAAGCGGATTTGGCTCTGTTTAAGCCTAGAAGCCCATTTTCATTTATTGAAAAAGAAAAGGAGTCTCTCTCTGCGTTTATAGTTGATCTGTCTAACAATTACTATGTTAGTGACGTCTGGAATGCTGGCGAAAGAATGATTGAGTCTGGTAACCACACTAGAGTCACGCGGGAGTACCTCGAGAAGATACGTAACAGGCTAAACGAGATTTTATGA
- a CDS encoding WecB/TagA/CpsF family glycosyltransferase — protein MNFLGFEISELDIEGNARKLIEGIKRGKRYFVLTINSLIVYEIFQKPEYAKAVKNVNYVVPDGIGVIKMIKLFKKKKLQRVPGIELMIKLCELAESEGLEVFLLGSKEEVVKKTAINLSEKFPLLKIVGTHHGFFTEDENDRIVMEINQTNAKLLFVAMGVPKQEMWISKNFESLDVSLAMGVGGSFDVIAEKIKRAPNWMQKAGLEWLYRIVREPRKRMKILPRLFKFIFYVFKYAFSHERGD, from the coding sequence TTGAATTTTCTTGGTTTCGAAATTTCAGAACTCGACATCGAAGGAAACGCGAGAAAGCTCATTGAGGGAATAAAGCGGGGAAAGCGTTATTTTGTGTTGACTATAAACAGTTTAATAGTGTATGAGATATTCCAGAAACCAGAATATGCAAAAGCCGTGAAAAATGTGAATTATGTTGTTCCCGATGGCATAGGTGTAATAAAGATGATAAAGCTGTTTAAGAAGAAGAAACTACAAAGAGTTCCAGGGATAGAATTAATGATAAAACTCTGTGAACTTGCTGAAAGCGAAGGACTCGAGGTTTTTCTCCTCGGTTCAAAGGAAGAAGTTGTTAAAAAAACTGCAATAAACCTATCGGAAAAATTTCCATTATTGAAAATTGTTGGGACTCATCATGGCTTTTTTACAGAAGATGAAAATGATAGAATTGTAATGGAAATTAATCAAACGAATGCCAAACTTCTTTTTGTAGCGATGGGGGTTCCGAAACAAGAAATGTGGATTTCGAAAAATTTTGAATCGCTAGATGTCTCTTTAGCTATGGGTGTTGGTGGTTCCTTTGATGTCATCGCAGAGAAGATAAAGAGAGCTCCAAATTGGATGCAGAAAGCTGGCCTGGAATGGCTTTATAGAATCGTTAGGGAACCCCGCAAAAGAATGAAAATCTTGCCCAGGCTGTTTAAGTTTATTTTTTATGTGTTCAAGTACGCTTTTTCCCACGAAAGGGGTGATTAA
- the glnA gene encoding type I glutamate--ammonia ligase, with protein sequence MSHIIEKYANEIEFIDLKVVDIHGRLRHVMLPGDRLTESLFTEGVGFDASNFGFAAVESSDMIMIPDPETAFIDPFYTEKTLSFFCDVYRVDSLEPFPQYPRNLLRTTVEKLKEVHASDAMMAPELEFHIFEGLSYEVSANRVYYEVDVSEGFWRSSEFSNQNVVGRKMGYHRTPPADIFANFRNEVVKILLKIGVPVKYHHHEVSSAQHEIELLFQNALKAADSILLTKYVIRNTASRYGLVVTFMPKPIYEEAGNGMHVHQFLVDENGKNLFSGNDYGGLSTFAFQYIAGVLEHSLTGSLLAFTNPSANSFKRLVPGFEAPVCAAFARANRSAAVRIPGYVKNPDKVRIEFRTMDATCNPYYALSAILLAGIDGIKKKLDPKEMGFGPLEKNVYLMSYKEKESIKFFPTNLNATLNGLKKDNEYLKGIFDEKLIANWYTLKQEEARYVNSVPSPAEYQLYFDL encoded by the coding sequence ATGAGTCATATTATAGAAAAGTACGCAAATGAGATCGAATTCATCGATTTGAAAGTGGTTGATATTCACGGGCGATTGAGACATGTCATGCTACCAGGGGACCGACTCACTGAGTCCCTTTTTACGGAAGGTGTTGGTTTTGATGCTTCTAATTTTGGCTTCGCTGCAGTGGAATCGAGTGATATGATAATGATTCCTGATCCAGAGACCGCTTTCATTGACCCATTTTACACCGAAAAGACTCTTTCGTTCTTCTGCGACGTATATCGTGTTGATTCACTGGAGCCATTCCCACAATATCCGAGAAATTTATTAAGAACAACCGTGGAAAAACTTAAAGAAGTACATGCTTCGGATGCAATGATGGCGCCTGAACTTGAGTTTCATATTTTTGAAGGTCTGAGTTATGAAGTTAGTGCGAATAGGGTATATTATGAGGTTGATGTTTCCGAAGGATTTTGGAGGAGTTCAGAATTCTCGAATCAAAACGTTGTGGGAAGAAAGATGGGTTATCATAGAACGCCACCGGCGGACATTTTTGCCAATTTTCGAAATGAAGTAGTTAAAATACTATTGAAAATAGGTGTACCTGTGAAATATCACCACCATGAGGTCAGTTCCGCACAACACGAAATAGAGCTGTTGTTCCAGAATGCTTTAAAAGCAGCTGATTCCATTCTTCTTACAAAATATGTCATACGCAACACAGCTTCTAGATACGGGCTGGTTGTGACTTTTATGCCTAAGCCAATTTATGAAGAAGCAGGGAATGGCATGCACGTCCATCAGTTTTTGGTTGATGAGAATGGTAAAAACCTATTTTCTGGCAACGATTATGGTGGATTAAGCACCTTTGCCTTTCAGTATATTGCTGGGGTACTTGAACATAGCCTTACGGGGTCTCTTCTGGCTTTTACGAATCCTTCAGCGAATTCTTTTAAAAGGCTCGTTCCGGGTTTTGAAGCCCCTGTGTGTGCTGCTTTTGCCAGAGCAAATAGGAGTGCGGCTGTGAGGATACCAGGATACGTAAAGAATCCGGACAAAGTTCGAATAGAATTTAGAACTATGGATGCCACCTGTAATCCTTATTATGCACTCTCTGCTATTCTACTGGCAGGTATAGACGGCATCAAGAAGAAGCTTGATCCAAAAGAAATGGGGTTTGGTCCCCTTGAAAAGAATGTTTATCTGATGTCTTACAAGGAAAAAGAGAGCATAAAGTTTTTTCCGACGAATTTGAACGCCACGCTTAACGGACTGAAAAAAGATAATGAATATTTGAAAGGTATTTTTGACGAAAAATTGATTGCTAACTGGTATACTCTAAAGCAGGAAGAAGCGAGATACGTGAACAGCGTACCATCCCCTGCGGAGTATCAGTTGTATTTCGATCTGTGA